One genomic region from Stutzerimonas decontaminans encodes:
- a CDS encoding alanine/glycine:cation symporter family protein — protein sequence MEFLNNLVNSVNGLVWGPPMLVLILGTGLFLMIFLKFMPLTRIPTGFALMWGGRTKGDEATGEISPFQALMTSLAATVGTGNIAGVATAIFLGGPGALFWMWCTALVGMATKYCEVVLAVHYREKDDRGEHVGGPMYAIKNGLGKKWVWLGTAFAIFGGLAGFGIGNMVQVNSMAHALETTFSVPLWATGLVTMVIVGLVILGGIRRIGVVAASLVPFMCLAYLIAAAVVLVVNVSAIPAAFDLIFTHAFTPIAATGGFAGAAVMAAIRFGVARGIFSNEAGLGTAGIAQAAGTTTSSVRSGMIGMLGTFIDTIIVCSMTGLAIICTGVWTSGESGAALSAAAFESAMPGIGGIILTIALVVFAFTTILGWSYFGEKCWEFLVGTRAIWPFRVIWVLAVPFGAIAQLDFAWLLADTLNGLMAIPNLISLLLLSPVVVKLTKEYFARS from the coding sequence ATGGAATTTCTGAACAACCTCGTAAATAGCGTCAATGGCCTCGTCTGGGGCCCGCCCATGCTGGTGCTGATCCTTGGCACCGGTCTGTTCCTGATGATCTTCCTCAAGTTCATGCCATTGACACGCATCCCGACCGGCTTTGCGCTGATGTGGGGTGGACGTACCAAGGGCGACGAAGCAACGGGCGAGATCAGTCCGTTCCAGGCACTGATGACCTCGCTGGCGGCAACCGTTGGTACCGGCAACATTGCCGGTGTGGCCACCGCGATCTTCCTCGGCGGCCCGGGTGCGTTGTTCTGGATGTGGTGCACTGCGCTGGTCGGTATGGCCACCAAGTACTGCGAAGTCGTGCTGGCAGTTCACTACCGCGAGAAGGACGACCGAGGCGAGCATGTCGGCGGTCCGATGTATGCCATCAAGAACGGCCTGGGCAAGAAGTGGGTCTGGCTGGGAACGGCCTTCGCCATCTTCGGCGGTCTGGCGGGCTTCGGCATCGGCAACATGGTGCAGGTCAACAGCATGGCCCACGCCCTGGAAACCACCTTCTCGGTACCGTTGTGGGCGACAGGCCTGGTCACCATGGTGATCGTCGGCCTGGTGATCCTGGGTGGTATCCGCCGCATCGGCGTGGTGGCTGCATCGCTCGTTCCGTTTATGTGCCTGGCCTACCTGATCGCCGCTGCGGTGGTGCTGGTAGTGAATGTCTCTGCAATTCCGGCAGCATTCGACCTGATCTTCACCCACGCCTTCACCCCGATCGCTGCCACCGGCGGCTTCGCCGGTGCTGCGGTCATGGCGGCAATTCGCTTTGGTGTCGCCCGCGGCATCTTCTCCAACGAGGCGGGCCTCGGCACGGCCGGTATCGCCCAGGCTGCTGGCACCACCACCAGTTCGGTACGCTCGGGCATGATCGGCATGCTGGGGACGTTCATCGACACCATCATCGTCTGCTCGATGACCGGTCTGGCGATCATCTGCACTGGCGTCTGGACCAGCGGCGAAAGTGGGGCCGCACTGTCCGCAGCGGCCTTCGAATCAGCCATGCCAGGTATCGGTGGCATCATCCTGACCATCGCCCTGGTGGTCTTCGCCTTCACTACCATCCTCGGCTGGAGCTATTTCGGTGAGAAGTGCTGGGAGTTTCTGGTCGGCACCCGGGCCATTTGGCCGTTTCGAGTGATCTGGGTACTGGCCGTGCCGTTCGGTGCCATCGCTCAACTCGACTTCGCCTGGCTACTCGCCGATACGCTCAACGGTCTGATGGCGATCCCCAATCTGATCTCGCTGCTGCTGCTGAGTCCGGTGGTGGTCAAGCTGACCAAGGAATATTTCGCACGTAGTTGA
- the tpx gene encoding thiol peroxidase, whose amino-acid sequence MTEITLKGAPVQVAGDFPQVGQQAKAFSLVGADLADVELSAFAGKRKILNIFPSIDTPTCATSVRKFNTQANALANTVVLCISADLPFAQKRFCGAEGLENVVNLSTMRGAEFLVNYGVAIASGPLAGVAARAVVVLDEQDRVLHSELVSEIGSEPNYEAAIASLS is encoded by the coding sequence ATGACTGAAATCACTCTGAAAGGCGCGCCCGTCCAGGTAGCCGGTGACTTCCCGCAAGTCGGCCAGCAGGCCAAGGCATTCAGCCTGGTTGGCGCGGATCTCGCCGATGTCGAACTCTCGGCGTTCGCCGGCAAGCGCAAGATCCTCAATATTTTCCCGAGCATCGATACCCCGACCTGTGCCACTTCGGTGCGCAAGTTCAATACCCAGGCCAATGCACTGGCGAATACCGTGGTGCTTTGTATTTCCGCCGACCTGCCGTTCGCGCAGAAGCGCTTCTGCGGCGCTGAGGGGCTGGAAAATGTGGTCAACCTGTCGACCATGCGCGGCGCCGAGTTTCTCGTGAACTATGGCGTGGCCATTGCCAGCGGCCCTCTGGCAGGTGTTGCAGCGCGTGCAGTTGTCGTGCTGGACGAGCAGGATCGCGTGCTGCATAGCGAACTGGTCAGCGAGATTGGCAGCGAGCCGAACTACGAGGCGGCAATCGCTTCGCTCAGCTGA
- a CDS encoding NAD(P)-dependent oxidoreductase gives MIAHGFVRLIRNHYPDMQISRVLTRRPLSSMADFPLADVLTNSLDELIDHSDLIVECSGDVFHGTSVIERAFEAGLPVVTVNAELQVTTGSYLAGKGFITEAEGDQPGSLAALREDALQMGFEPLVYGNMKGYLNHDPSPEDMVYWANRQGISVDQTTSFTDGTKVQIEQVIIGNGLGATITRQGMEGLASTNLDDSASLLGMMAERVGQPIVDYVIPSGYPAGGVFLVGKHDEDQARAIEYFKLGRGPFYTLVRPFHLCSLEVGKTVRRVLNGGGVLLNNSTEPTLGVAAIAKRAMKPGELIERGIGGFQFRGEAIKLAQHPDHVPIGLLRKTALKRAVEPGQIITFDDIDILPSRALDIVMEQRKPRLIEVENSSSNWAAPGINTMGMLAFGG, from the coding sequence ATGATCGCCCACGGTTTTGTGCGGTTGATCAGGAACCACTATCCGGACATGCAAATATCCCGCGTCCTGACCCGCCGCCCGCTTTCCTCGATGGCTGACTTTCCGCTTGCGGATGTACTCACCAATTCGTTGGACGAGTTGATCGACCACTCCGATCTTATCGTCGAATGCAGCGGTGACGTGTTCCACGGAACATCCGTCATCGAGCGCGCCTTCGAAGCCGGGTTGCCGGTTGTCACAGTCAACGCCGAACTGCAGGTGACCACCGGCTCGTATCTGGCCGGGAAAGGGTTCATCACCGAAGCGGAGGGCGATCAGCCGGGGTCGCTTGCCGCGTTGCGTGAAGACGCGCTGCAGATGGGCTTCGAGCCGCTGGTATACGGCAATATGAAGGGCTACCTGAACCATGATCCTTCTCCTGAGGACATGGTGTATTGGGCCAACCGCCAGGGCATCAGCGTCGACCAGACCACCTCATTCACCGATGGCACCAAGGTGCAGATCGAGCAGGTGATCATCGGCAACGGTCTCGGCGCGACCATCACCCGTCAGGGCATGGAAGGGTTGGCTTCGACCAATCTGGACGATAGCGCCAGTCTGCTAGGCATGATGGCCGAGCGGGTAGGGCAGCCGATCGTCGATTACGTCATTCCTTCCGGCTATCCGGCCGGTGGCGTGTTTCTGGTCGGCAAGCACGACGAGGATCAGGCACGGGCCATCGAGTACTTCAAACTTGGCCGTGGCCCGTTTTACACCTTGGTGCGTCCATTCCATCTCTGCTCGCTCGAGGTTGGCAAGACTGTGCGCCGCGTACTGAACGGCGGCGGCGTGCTGCTCAACAACTCCACTGAACCGACCCTTGGCGTTGCCGCCATTGCCAAGCGCGCAATGAAGCCTGGCGAACTGATCGAGCGCGGCATCGGTGGTTTCCAGTTCCGCGGCGAGGCGATCAAACTGGCCCAGCATCCGGATCACGTCCCTATCGGGCTGCTGCGCAAGACTGCTCTCAAGCGCGCTGTCGAGCCGGGCCAGATCATTACCTTCGACGACATCGACATCCTGCCAAGCCGCGCGCTGGATATCGTCATGGAACAGCGCAAGCCGCGCCTGATCGAGGTTGAGAACAGTTCTTCAAATTGGGCTGCACCGGGCATCAATACGATGGGAATGCTTGCTTTCGGAGGCTGA
- the murJ gene encoding murein biosynthesis integral membrane protein MurJ, giving the protein MNTSLVILALTIASFLLGFLRDIFIAREFGISWDADLIFVALILPLFFENFLGLALRDAMIPYLQRLRSQSDEVFRAVARWLYWRISLAGLAVAVLIIAGNYWILSLLAPGWNAAQLDAGQLVFCAGAVLIAVQAVIYCQSALLNMDGVFILPMTRTVLLNAGAIIGILIFGPQGIIIFAGMLLPQVMLIVLQHRRLGYLSGCSKAAGKGRGGDFGKALAPVLLAAGAQQACILAERIFASYLEDGTITMLSFSYRIVTIPLTLYALSILAVLFPKFASSWHDNDHDAFAATIRKGLLATLLFLVPAAVVLSSFPETVVTVLLERGEFGAEQTSATAPLVALYGLGLPAMGLALLWGRALLAQQQGRLFFIITLISSSMTIGLDALLYRPYGAEGLALAFSAGAFLQALFMGLYVHRSAPAALGLRVLMRWTVTASALVVGLHFVPQPHGLIELCLYIAMVLVAFAAGVGLLGERDLFRPSYWSMRNV; this is encoded by the coding sequence ATGAACACTTCACTGGTCATCCTGGCGCTCACCATAGCCAGTTTTCTCCTCGGCTTCTTGCGGGATATCTTCATCGCGCGCGAATTCGGCATCAGTTGGGACGCTGACCTGATCTTCGTCGCGTTGATCCTGCCGCTGTTCTTCGAGAACTTTCTCGGATTGGCGCTGCGCGACGCGATGATTCCGTATCTCCAAAGATTGCGCAGCCAGTCCGATGAGGTATTCAGGGCAGTTGCTCGCTGGCTGTACTGGCGTATCAGCCTCGCGGGCTTGGCCGTTGCCGTACTTATCATCGCCGGCAATTACTGGATTCTCAGCCTGCTGGCTCCGGGGTGGAACGCCGCCCAGCTCGACGCCGGGCAACTGGTTTTCTGTGCGGGCGCAGTGCTGATCGCGGTGCAAGCAGTAATTTACTGCCAAAGCGCCCTGCTAAACATGGACGGCGTTTTCATACTGCCGATGACCCGCACGGTACTGCTCAACGCGGGTGCGATCATCGGGATCCTAATCTTCGGACCTCAGGGCATTATTATTTTCGCCGGCATGCTACTGCCGCAGGTGATGCTCATCGTGCTGCAGCACCGACGCCTCGGATATTTGAGCGGCTGCAGTAAGGCGGCGGGCAAAGGCCGTGGCGGCGACTTCGGCAAGGCTTTGGCCCCGGTATTGCTCGCTGCTGGCGCGCAGCAAGCGTGCATCCTGGCTGAGCGGATCTTCGCCTCCTATCTGGAGGATGGCACCATCACGATGCTGTCGTTCTCCTACCGAATCGTAACCATTCCGCTGACGCTCTATGCACTGTCGATTCTTGCGGTACTGTTCCCGAAGTTCGCATCCAGCTGGCATGACAATGACCATGACGCTTTCGCCGCAACTATCCGCAAGGGACTGCTGGCCACTCTGCTGTTCCTGGTCCCAGCTGCCGTCGTGCTCAGTTCCTTCCCCGAAACAGTGGTGACGGTGCTGTTGGAGCGTGGCGAATTCGGCGCCGAGCAAACCAGTGCTACAGCGCCGCTAGTTGCGCTCTATGGATTGGGGCTGCCAGCCATGGGATTGGCGTTGCTCTGGGGCCGCGCCCTACTGGCGCAACAACAAGGACGGCTGTTTTTCATCATCACGTTGATCAGTTCATCAATGACCATTGGCCTCGACGCATTGTTATACCGCCCTTACGGCGCTGAAGGGCTGGCGCTGGCCTTCTCCGCTGGTGCATTTCTGCAAGCGCTGTTCATGGGGCTCTACGTGCATCGATCTGCTCCTGCAGCGCTGGGCCTGCGTGTATTGATGCGCTGGACCGTTACCGCCAGCGCCCTGGTCGTCGGGCTGCACTTTGTCCCGCAACCGCATGGCCTTATCGAACTGTGCCTGTATATCGCGATGGTGCTGGTCGCCTTCGCTGCCGGGGTCGGGCTGCTCGGCGAGCGTGACCTATTCAGGCCGAGCTATTGGTCCATGCGGAACGTCTGA